In the Sarcophilus harrisii chromosome 3, mSarHar1.11, whole genome shotgun sequence genome, one interval contains:
- the AAMDC gene encoding mth938 domain-containing protein, whose amino-acid sequence MSSPKIASLSWGQMKVQGCSTTYKDCKVWPGGSRSWDWRETGTEHSPGVQPADVEEVAKKGVETLVIGRGMSEALKVPASTVDYLRRQGIDVLVLQTEKAVKEYNTLAAQGVRVGGVFHSTC is encoded by the exons ATGTCTTCCCCCAAAATCGCTTCCCTTTCTTGGGGTCAAATGAAGGTCCAAGGTTGTAGCACAACCTACAAGGACTGCAAAGTGTGGCCAGGGGGCAGTCGGTCCTGGGACTGGAGAGAAACCGGAACCGAG cATTCTCCAGGTGTGCAGCCTGCAGATGTGGAGGAAGTAGCCAAGAAGGGTGTGGAAACCCTTGTAATTGGTCGGGGAATGAGTGAAGCATTGAAG GTGCCGGCCTCCACTGTGGACTACCTCCGGAGACAAGGGATCGATGTCCTGGTCCTCCAGACAGAGAAGGCCGTGAAAGAGTACAACACCCTGGCTGCCCAGGGTGTCCGGGTGGGGGGTGTCTTCCACTCAACCTGCTGA